From a single Armatimonadota bacterium genomic region:
- a CDS encoding class I SAM-dependent methyltransferase, whose product MRKADYGIDAPITQRNLLILGVICCALVAIPKVGAYTIWPGVAFILTVVLMYWGSKSGKMKLRDKLLNAIPWKGDEAVLDVGCGRGLLLIGAAKRAPHGQGIGIDLWRNVDLANNSADKAMDNARIERVADHVKFREGDARELPCANESFDVVLSSWAIHNITVSTGRAKAIAEMVRVLKPGGHIGILDIEDTTQYVEELRKLGMQNVKRGSPSFIFLLPTYMVTAVKPGVAEAATAA is encoded by the coding sequence TTGCGAAAAGCGGATTACGGTATCGACGCGCCTATCACTCAGCGCAATCTGCTGATTCTGGGAGTCATCTGCTGCGCTCTAGTTGCCATCCCGAAGGTTGGCGCGTACACGATTTGGCCCGGGGTCGCCTTCATTCTCACCGTGGTCCTGATGTATTGGGGGAGCAAGTCGGGGAAGATGAAGCTCCGGGACAAGCTCCTGAACGCCATTCCCTGGAAGGGAGACGAGGCCGTGCTCGACGTGGGTTGCGGGCGGGGCTTACTGCTAATCGGCGCGGCAAAGCGTGCTCCTCATGGGCAAGGCATCGGCATCGACCTTTGGCGCAACGTGGACCTTGCGAACAACTCAGCCGACAAAGCGATGGACAACGCCAGGATCGAGCGCGTGGCCGACCACGTCAAGTTCCGGGAGGGGGACGCCAGGGAGCTTCCTTGCGCAAATGAGTCGTTCGACGTCGTGCTTTCAAGCTGGGCGATCCATAACATTACGGTTTCGACCGGGCGCGCCAAGGCCATTGCGGAGATGGTGCGCGTGCTGAAGCCGGGCGGCCACATCGGCATCCTCGATATCGAGGACACCACCCAATATGTCGAGGAGCTGAGGAAGCTCGGCATGCAGAACGTAAAGAGGGGAAGCCCAAGCTTCATCTTCCTGCTGCCGACCTACATGGTGACCGCGGTCAAACCCGGCGTGGCCGAAGCGGCGACGGCGGCATGA
- a CDS encoding RNA polymerase sigma factor yields the protein MDGDLNQARRGDREAMARIVDRHYDAVFRFCARRIGADLAEDAAQETFISAQRRLRSFQGASSLSTWLFGIAHNHCRNLARKRKTEMLGAWVSIERSEAAIDPSLNGAMDRGGARPQLESQLIDREALRVALSSLSADHREVVVLHEVEGLTYEEAAEVIGIPVGTVKSRLHHAFLKLREALCLREEVTA from the coding sequence ATGGACGGTGATCTGAACCAGGCCCGGCGCGGCGACCGAGAGGCGATGGCGCGAATAGTGGACCGGCATTACGATGCTGTGTTCCGATTCTGCGCGCGTCGAATCGGTGCCGACCTGGCCGAGGATGCCGCTCAAGAGACCTTCATTTCGGCGCAGAGGAGGCTGAGAAGCTTCCAGGGCGCGAGCTCTCTGAGCACGTGGCTATTCGGAATCGCCCACAACCATTGCCGGAATCTTGCCCGCAAGAGGAAAACGGAAATGTTAGGCGCTTGGGTCTCAATCGAAAGGTCTGAAGCCGCCATCGATCCCAGCCTGAACGGGGCGATGGATCGTGGGGGTGCGAGACCTCAATTGGAGTCTCAGCTCATCGATCGTGAGGCGCTTCGGGTCGCCCTATCGAGTCTGAGTGCGGACCACCGCGAGGTGGTTGTGCTTCACGAAGTCGAAGGGCTGACCTATGAAGAGGCAGCAGAAGTGATCGGGATACCGGTAGGAACCGTGAAGAGCCGCCTGCACCATGCGTTTCTCAAGCTTCGAGAAGCCCTCTGCTTGCGGGAAGAGGTGACGGCATGA
- a CDS encoding SBBP repeat-containing protein yields MLNLIKRGFRGAIYLTFVLTAFLVAAVSFGEKSAIQPNDAQAEKLRAARRSGFLENKGQWKKEARFLAQSKGVNVWFGDSAIRFDLRGPAAKNPKKGAGHAVDMSFVGARRGVKAVSSQPRNSRNDFMIGGKKSIRGARKYGSIDYVSLYDGIDLKWHDDNGMPRFDFIVAPGANPNQIQMRFTGANGVDTNFAGQLEVKTSIGTLYQTDLKAYQVVNGETKQIPATFRFVDDNTVGFVLGKYDTSRPLVIDPLVYGSYYGGDSGPDEVRSVVADTDKSVVMTGWTQAPDYPAIAGPFGYNILGARAMFVSKFQGDAYSHDYSCLVTGDGEDEGWFVSVSPDGQYIWLAGTTTSTNFPGIDGDSLFNTMAGTEDITLMRFKIDATELLIPDYSTYYGTANIETLRGLTVDPLNGEVSICGETDGGLPNMNNAMAGAANAFLTRFTVDSTGITGVKWGYYLGGDGPTLMRITSQVNPYDSHNRAIASDSTGNVIVVGWVGNEGENIDTALDSTVFETTAGVFANGRLLRYRDGFVKKYTPDGTLVFSTLLGGNDNDEATGVACDGADNIYITGLSRSFNFPRTRGVYGENFTAKELVFATKISADGATILYSTHLGTNAPVYPRGIAVDGSGNAYISGIVDYTHSFPFPPADPNEPNGTSTGNVPITGNPLDPTYAFPATPMLGTTEGFLLGLSPTASTLFYGTYLGGDLDEEVFAPYVDRFGDVWTVGSSDSLRFYRRVSSGGVIFNRIYPTSGPPYTLLPASLLSEFAFKTVGDQGVGDPWGVGGVWYGLKESPFTGPSTITVLAYQRDGFVVKQRLALPTITTMTLAPSSIAGGLGASTTGTVTLSAPVPAGGLDMTVELDNDAASFDPNVSQKVLTISLPGGATTATFTVYSNPVDFPTGVNVRATLIGNFMIRVLNVLPWLQDLTVTPNQVVGGNGLTGRVTLFQNAITDITIDLSTDASGLVDFPGGNTVTVPAGLDSITFTVGTHGVEFQTDVPVTATLLGVGKTNFVRLLSANLLRMTFNPTKVTSGAASTGTVFLDGEAGSAFTVDLSINAGTAGYVLNPTTLSFAKGEKSKDFTLTTAFEPINTQRIVTATRTAQGGYKAGSVSGTLFVDGSSLVSFTLDKTSVDPGEDVNGTVTVSVPANPGGTPVNMSSDSALVTVATPAVVPQGATSTTFPLTVAGQALTNDTTVHITAQRGPVVIIRDLVVKKANATITFNPATVIGGNPSTGTLSLTANAPSGGIVFNLSSGNAAVTVPATVTVPEGANSATFGATTTLVSGTVAVTVTGTSGGITAQGVLVVRAISVASLRFVPSRQKGGRSVQLIVTLDAPAPAGGAVIPLTSSNPIIANVPATITVPAGLTSAAKTVITNRVSRTLATQVQAAYGDEIVFAVLTVTR; encoded by the coding sequence GTGTTGAACCTGATTAAGCGTGGTTTTCGGGGCGCAATCTATCTTACATTCGTACTAACTGCGTTCCTTGTCGCTGCCGTGTCGTTTGGCGAAAAGTCGGCGATCCAGCCTAACGATGCCCAAGCAGAGAAGCTCAGAGCGGCCCGCCGCTCCGGCTTCCTGGAGAACAAGGGCCAGTGGAAGAAGGAAGCGCGGTTCCTCGCGCAGTCCAAGGGCGTCAATGTGTGGTTTGGCGACAGTGCCATCCGATTCGACCTTCGGGGCCCCGCTGCGAAGAACCCGAAGAAGGGCGCGGGCCATGCCGTCGACATGAGTTTCGTCGGCGCAAGGCGCGGCGTCAAGGCCGTTTCGAGCCAACCACGCAACTCTCGAAACGACTTCATGATCGGCGGTAAGAAGTCGATTCGTGGGGCTCGTAAGTACGGCTCGATCGATTACGTTTCCCTCTATGACGGTATCGATCTAAAGTGGCACGACGACAACGGCATGCCTCGGTTCGACTTCATCGTCGCGCCTGGCGCCAACCCGAACCAGATCCAGATGCGCTTCACCGGCGCGAACGGCGTCGACACCAATTTTGCCGGCCAACTCGAGGTCAAGACCTCGATCGGCACCCTCTATCAGACCGACCTCAAGGCCTATCAGGTGGTCAACGGCGAGACCAAGCAGATTCCTGCGACCTTCCGATTCGTGGACGACAACACGGTTGGGTTTGTGCTTGGCAAGTACGACACGAGCCGTCCGCTGGTCATCGACCCGCTCGTCTATGGCAGCTACTACGGCGGCGACAGCGGCCCGGACGAAGTCCGTTCGGTCGTAGCGGACACCGACAAGTCGGTGGTCATGACTGGCTGGACCCAGGCACCCGACTATCCCGCGATCGCCGGACCGTTCGGCTACAACATCCTTGGTGCGCGCGCCATGTTCGTGTCGAAGTTCCAGGGCGACGCCTACAGCCACGACTACTCGTGTCTGGTGACGGGCGATGGCGAAGACGAGGGCTGGTTCGTGAGCGTATCGCCCGATGGCCAGTACATCTGGCTCGCCGGGACCACGACGTCGACCAACTTCCCCGGAATTGACGGCGATTCGCTCTTCAACACGATGGCGGGCACCGAAGACATTACGCTGATGCGCTTCAAGATCGATGCTACGGAGCTCTTGATTCCGGATTATTCAACTTATTACGGCACGGCTAACATCGAGACGCTCCGCGGTCTGACGGTTGACCCGCTAAACGGTGAAGTGTCGATCTGCGGTGAGACCGACGGCGGCCTGCCCAACATGAACAACGCCATGGCGGGCGCTGCGAATGCGTTCTTGACTCGATTCACCGTGGACAGCACGGGAATCACCGGTGTCAAGTGGGGTTACTATCTGGGTGGCGATGGCCCGACCCTGATGCGCATCACGTCTCAGGTGAATCCCTACGATTCCCACAACAGAGCGATCGCAAGCGACTCGACTGGCAACGTGATTGTCGTCGGCTGGGTCGGTAATGAAGGCGAGAACATTGATACGGCTCTCGACTCCACGGTGTTCGAGACCACGGCCGGTGTGTTTGCAAACGGGCGGCTTCTTCGCTATCGAGATGGCTTCGTCAAGAAGTACACGCCCGATGGAACGCTGGTCTTTTCTACCCTTCTTGGTGGTAACGACAACGATGAGGCCACTGGCGTAGCCTGCGACGGCGCAGACAACATTTACATCACCGGCCTCAGCCGCTCGTTCAACTTCCCGCGCACTCGCGGCGTGTATGGGGAGAACTTCACGGCCAAGGAACTGGTCTTCGCAACCAAGATTTCGGCCGACGGCGCGACGATCCTGTATTCCACGCACTTGGGCACCAACGCGCCGGTTTATCCTCGCGGCATCGCGGTGGATGGCAGCGGCAACGCGTACATATCCGGGATCGTGGACTACACGCACTCGTTCCCGTTCCCGCCGGCAGATCCTAACGAGCCCAACGGGACCTCGACAGGTAATGTGCCTATCACGGGCAACCCGCTCGATCCCACTTACGCCTTCCCAGCGACCCCGATGCTCGGCACGACCGAAGGATTTCTGCTCGGGCTCTCTCCAACGGCTTCGACCCTTTTCTATGGGACCTATCTGGGTGGGGACCTTGATGAAGAGGTCTTCGCTCCCTACGTCGACCGATTTGGAGACGTATGGACCGTTGGGTCCTCCGATAGCCTGCGGTTCTATCGCCGAGTTTCCTCCGGTGGTGTGATCTTCAATAGGATCTATCCCACCAGTGGGCCTCCCTACACACTGCTTCCTGCATCGCTCCTCTCCGAGTTCGCCTTCAAGACGGTTGGCGACCAGGGCGTTGGCGACCCGTGGGGCGTCGGCGGCGTTTGGTATGGCTTGAAGGAAAGCCCGTTCACGGGTCCGTCGACCATTACGGTTCTCGCCTATCAGCGTGATGGCTTCGTCGTGAAGCAGAGACTTGCGCTGCCCACGATTACCACAATGACTTTGGCGCCGTCCTCGATCGCGGGCGGCTTGGGAGCATCCACGACCGGCACGGTCACGTTGAGTGCGCCTGTTCCTGCAGGCGGCCTGGACATGACCGTTGAACTCGACAACGACGCGGCATCGTTCGATCCGAACGTGTCTCAGAAGGTGTTGACGATCTCGCTGCCGGGCGGCGCGACAACGGCGACCTTTACGGTCTACTCGAACCCGGTGGACTTCCCGACGGGCGTCAATGTGCGCGCAACCCTCATCGGGAACTTCATGATCCGCGTGCTCAACGTGCTGCCGTGGCTCCAAGACCTGACGGTCACCCCGAACCAGGTGGTCGGCGGCAATGGCCTTACGGGCCGGGTCACGCTCTTCCAGAACGCGATCACAGACATCACGATCGACCTCTCGACCGACGCCAGCGGCCTCGTGGACTTTCCAGGCGGCAACACGGTGACGGTTCCTGCAGGCCTCGATTCCATCACCTTTACGGTCGGAACCCATGGTGTGGAGTTCCAGACCGATGTTCCTGTCACGGCGACGCTGCTCGGCGTTGGCAAAACCAATTTCGTGCGGCTCCTGTCGGCGAACCTGCTTCGGATGACGTTCAACCCGACGAAGGTGACCAGCGGCGCTGCGTCGACAGGAACGGTGTTCTTGGATGGCGAGGCAGGTTCTGCGTTCACTGTGGATCTGTCGATCAACGCCGGAACGGCGGGATATGTGTTAAACCCGACGACCCTCTCCTTTGCCAAAGGTGAGAAGTCGAAGGACTTCACGCTGACCACGGCCTTTGAGCCCATCAACACGCAGCGCATCGTTACGGCGACGCGTACGGCCCAGGGTGGCTACAAGGCAGGCTCGGTGAGCGGCACTCTCTTTGTGGATGGTTCCTCACTGGTTTCGTTTACGCTAGACAAGACCTCTGTCGATCCTGGCGAAGACGTCAACGGAACCGTCACGGTCAGTGTCCCGGCGAATCCCGGTGGAACGCCGGTGAACATGTCGAGCGACAGTGCGCTTGTCACGGTGGCCACCCCGGCCGTCGTGCCGCAGGGCGCTACGTCCACGACATTCCCGCTAACGGTTGCGGGCCAGGCTCTGACGAACGACACGACCGTGCACATCACGGCGCAGCGTGGACCGGTGGTCATCATTCGCGACCTGGTGGTCAAGAAGGCCAACGCGACCATCACGTTCAATCCGGCGACGGTCATTGGCGGCAACCCCAGCACGGGCACGCTGTCCCTGACGGCAAATGCCCCGAGCGGCGGAATCGTGTTCAACCTGAGCAGCGGCAACGCCGCGGTGACGGTCCCGGCAACGGTTACCGTGCCGGAGGGCGCCAACTCGGCCACGTTCGGCGCTACGACGACCTTGGTCTCGGGCACCGTGGCGGTGACGGTGACAGGCACATCGGGCGGCATCACCGCCCAGGGAGTGCTGGTCGTCCGCGCGATCTCGGTGGCTTCACTCAGGTTCGTGCCGAGCCGCCAGAAGGGTGGCCGATCGGTTCAGCTCATCGTGACGCTCGATGCCCCGGCGCCTGCTGGCGGAGCGGTGATTCCGCTGACCTCGTCGAACCCGATCATTGCCAACGTGCCGGCAACCATCACGGTTCCGGCGGGCCTGACCTCGGCCGCGAAGACGGTGATCACGAACCGCGTCTCCAGAACCCTGGCAACGCAAGTTCAGGCCGCTTACGGTGACGAGATTGTGTTTGCCGTGCTCACCGTGACCCGGTAG
- a CDS encoding queuosine precursor transporter, with amino-acid sequence MATGTSADSQGIVHNVRHYKYYDLVMVGFVTMLLCSNMIGPGKTSFFTLPFALPFVGDRISFGAGNIFFPIGYIFGDVLTEVYGYARARKVIWAGFGAMAFAVIMQQAVIHLPPDPNEGYNKIIDPAVKTVFDNGWRIAAGSMLAFWVGDFVNSFILAKMKIWTSGKHLWSRTIGSTIAGQFVDSLLFYPIAFYGLWSTQQLLAVSLFNWVFKVCVEIVSTPVTYAVVNSLKRAENEDYYDRSTNFTPFSLQD; translated from the coding sequence ATGGCAACGGGCACTTCGGCGGATTCTCAAGGCATCGTCCACAACGTTCGGCACTATAAGTACTACGACCTCGTGATGGTCGGCTTTGTGACGATGCTCCTTTGTTCAAACATGATCGGCCCAGGAAAGACGAGCTTCTTCACCTTGCCCTTTGCCCTGCCGTTTGTCGGGGACCGCATCAGCTTCGGAGCGGGCAACATCTTCTTCCCCATCGGCTACATCTTCGGCGACGTGCTGACCGAGGTCTACGGCTATGCTCGGGCGCGCAAGGTGATCTGGGCGGGGTTCGGCGCGATGGCGTTCGCCGTGATCATGCAGCAGGCGGTCATCCACCTCCCGCCAGACCCCAACGAGGGCTACAACAAGATCATCGATCCGGCGGTGAAGACCGTCTTCGACAACGGGTGGCGCATCGCGGCGGGCTCCATGCTGGCGTTCTGGGTCGGCGACTTCGTGAACTCCTTCATCCTCGCCAAAATGAAAATCTGGACCTCGGGCAAGCACCTCTGGTCGCGCACCATCGGTTCGACAATCGCGGGACAGTTCGTCGACAGTCTGCTGTTCTATCCGATCGCGTTTTACGGGCTCTGGTCCACCCAGCAACTCCTCGCCGTTTCCCTGTTCAACTGGGTGTTCAAGGTGTGTGTGGAGATCGTGTCAACACCGGTGACCTATGCCGTCGTGAACTCGCTGAAGCGCGCCGAGAACGAAGACTATTACGACCGGTCCACCAACTTTACGCCGTTCTCGCTTCAGGACTGA
- a CDS encoding DUF4349 domain-containing protein — MSLQEDLKAYVDGELPAERHAEIEAAVASDPGLRQEVEFMRALGFEIKRMAAEPAIAGREAALKAVRGNALPWWNPYSRVGRLAYSGALAGLLIVVLFPVFAQPEQDVMMPASDSSMKSVMAGADAATASPQEESAGSNYARGRTPADMPNSPTPSRDMSLNERFAYRTPEKRSPAFEAPATIPGPEGAGKAKADPYGLSGAAGGFGGGGGAGVAGEGNAEKLGRDSGSTAKGEAAVTADKAPGAPPQANRGGGLAASKAAPTGGAYSAPLRMVIQSADVNVRVKSVEKAVLDATSLAKSLGGFIENSTNAGDEKNPEATLVIRVPSYQFDIALKRLTDYGERIGPPAISSQDVTRQYADLSGRLKVLHAEEESYVTMLRGAKKIGEILEIKDRLSTVRQEIQSLEEQRIAVRDQSELSTVTVHFSEKPKIEAAAVPEDWSGDAWVGAVNGLKSVGRFLGMIGIFFFVYIPIWAPPVALFWVLSKKGRQGHPTPAT, encoded by the coding sequence ATGAGTTTACAAGAAGATCTGAAAGCCTATGTCGATGGCGAGCTGCCCGCAGAGCGCCACGCCGAAATCGAGGCGGCGGTTGCCTCCGATCCGGGACTTCGCCAGGAGGTTGAGTTCATGAGAGCGCTAGGATTTGAAATCAAGAGGATGGCGGCCGAGCCCGCGATCGCGGGTAGGGAAGCGGCCCTGAAGGCCGTTAGGGGCAACGCGTTGCCGTGGTGGAATCCCTATAGCAGGGTCGGCCGACTGGCTTATTCCGGAGCGCTGGCGGGTCTGCTGATCGTGGTCCTTTTCCCGGTCTTTGCACAACCCGAACAAGACGTGATGATGCCTGCGTCGGACAGCAGCATGAAATCGGTGATGGCGGGCGCCGACGCAGCGACGGCTTCGCCTCAGGAAGAGTCGGCAGGCTCGAATTACGCACGCGGACGGACGCCCGCCGACATGCCAAATTCTCCGACGCCTTCCAGGGATATGTCGCTCAATGAGCGCTTCGCCTACCGGACACCCGAAAAGCGATCTCCGGCCTTTGAAGCTCCAGCCACGATCCCTGGCCCAGAGGGCGCCGGCAAGGCGAAAGCCGATCCCTATGGACTCAGCGGAGCCGCCGGAGGCTTTGGCGGCGGTGGCGGCGCTGGAGTTGCGGGTGAAGGAAACGCGGAGAAGCTGGGTCGCGACTCTGGGTCCACGGCTAAGGGCGAAGCGGCCGTTACCGCGGACAAGGCTCCGGGTGCGCCGCCCCAAGCCAACCGTGGCGGAGGCCTGGCAGCCTCCAAGGCCGCACCGACCGGTGGCGCATATTCGGCCCCCCTCCGTATGGTCATTCAGAGCGCCGACGTGAACGTGCGGGTCAAGAGCGTGGAGAAGGCCGTGCTCGACGCAACCTCGTTGGCCAAGAGCCTCGGCGGCTTCATCGAGAACTCGACGAACGCCGGCGATGAGAAGAACCCAGAGGCCACCCTGGTTATCCGCGTGCCCAGTTATCAGTTCGACATCGCCCTCAAGAGGCTGACTGACTATGGTGAGCGAATCGGCCCGCCCGCGATCAGCAGCCAGGACGTGACGCGTCAATACGCCGACCTCTCTGGAAGGCTGAAGGTCCTGCACGCCGAGGAGGAAAGCTACGTGACGATGCTTCGCGGCGCGAAGAAGATCGGCGAGATTCTGGAGATCAAGGACCGACTCTCGACGGTGCGCCAGGAGATCCAGAGTCTTGAGGAGCAGCGCATCGCGGTGAGGGACCAATCGGAGCTCTCGACGGTAACGGTGCACTTCAGCGAAAAGCCCAAGATCGAGGCCGCGGCTGTGCCTGAGGATTGGAGCGGCGACGCCTGGGTGGGAGCCGTGAACGGGCTAAAGTCGGTCGGCCGGTTCCTTGGCATGATCGGAATCTTTTTCTTCGTCTACATTCCAATTTGGGCGCCCCCGGTGGCGCTGTTCTGGGTGCTCTCGAAGAAAGGGCGCCAGGGGCACCCAACGCCCGCAACTTGA
- a CDS encoding 2,3-diphosphoglycerate-dependent phosphoglycerate mutase, translating into MPYLCLIRHGQSLWNMENRFTGWVDVPLTAEGEAEARRAAEHIKGIAFDVCYTSALTRAQRTLAIIQEANGWSQPVIRDQALNERHYGDLQGLNKDETRARYGADQVQLWRRSYDVPPPNGEALKNTAERTLPFFDRCILGDLKQGKNVLVVAHGNSNRSIVMKLDDLTGEEVVKLELATGLPLLYEVDQTGSVLSKRVLE; encoded by the coding sequence ATGCCATACCTCTGTCTCATCCGCCACGGCCAGTCGCTCTGGAACATGGAGAATCGATTTACCGGGTGGGTGGACGTTCCCCTAACGGCCGAAGGCGAGGCAGAGGCCCGGCGCGCGGCGGAGCACATCAAGGGCATCGCGTTCGACGTCTGCTACACCAGCGCCTTGACCCGCGCCCAGCGCACGCTCGCCATCATCCAAGAGGCGAACGGCTGGAGCCAGCCCGTCATCCGGGACCAGGCGCTCAACGAGCGCCACTATGGCGACCTTCAGGGCCTGAACAAAGACGAAACTCGCGCGCGGTATGGGGCAGACCAAGTCCAGCTTTGGCGCCGCAGCTACGACGTGCCACCACCCAACGGCGAGGCCCTTAAGAACACCGCCGAGCGCACACTGCCCTTCTTCGACCGGTGCATTCTCGGGGACCTCAAGCAGGGCAAGAACGTGCTTGTGGTCGCCCACGGAAACTCGAATCGCTCGATCGTGATGAAGCTGGACGACCTGACCGGAGAGGAAGTGGTCAAGCTGGAGCTGGCCACGGGCCTGCCGCTGCTCTACGAAGTCGACCAGACGGGGTCCGTGCTTTCAAAGAGGGTCCTGGAGTAG
- a CDS encoding proline dehydrogenase family protein yields MLSRAVVLKIASWKFVERLVRHSRLCRKVVKRFIAGDTLDEAMAAAEDLCSRGYFVTLDLLGEAVTSAEEAAKAKDAYIGMFDRIAASRCLKSPVPTSNGRTRHPSPFEFGSRELPVETANVSIKLTQCGLGLDDGLAEKHYREVAQVALEYGSFLRIDMEDSSFTQRTVDMVDRVHKDIERTGTVLQSYLHRTSEDVEWVIRNNMRVRLVKGAYLEPPQVAIQKMPEIDAALLAQGKRLLDAGNYPAMGTHNEGLLSQLAAYAAEKGIPKDRWEIQMIYGIRRDLQEKYLSEGYNVRIYIPFGDSWYPYFSRRLAERPANMFFIFKALLRR; encoded by the coding sequence ATGCTCTCCCGCGCCGTTGTCCTCAAGATCGCCTCGTGGAAGTTCGTCGAGCGGCTTGTGAGGCATTCCAGGCTGTGCCGAAAGGTCGTCAAACGGTTCATCGCCGGCGACACCCTCGACGAGGCGATGGCGGCGGCCGAGGACCTTTGCAGCCGGGGCTATTTCGTCACCCTTGACCTCCTAGGCGAAGCGGTGACCTCCGCAGAAGAAGCCGCCAAAGCCAAAGACGCCTATATCGGGATGTTCGACCGCATCGCGGCGAGCCGATGCCTCAAGAGCCCTGTACCCACTTCAAACGGGCGCACTCGGCACCCGAGCCCCTTCGAGTTCGGCTCGCGCGAGCTTCCCGTCGAGACAGCCAACGTCTCGATCAAGCTCACCCAGTGCGGGCTGGGCCTCGACGACGGCCTCGCCGAGAAGCACTACCGCGAAGTCGCCCAGGTGGCCCTGGAGTACGGGAGCTTTCTGCGCATCGACATGGAGGATTCCTCATTCACCCAGCGGACGGTCGACATGGTGGACCGGGTCCACAAGGACATCGAGCGGACCGGCACGGTGCTCCAGTCCTACCTTCACCGGACAAGCGAAGACGTCGAGTGGGTGATCCGAAACAACATGCGCGTTCGCCTGGTAAAGGGAGCGTATCTGGAGCCGCCACAAGTCGCGATCCAGAAGATGCCCGAAATCGACGCGGCGCTGCTGGCCCAGGGCAAACGGCTGCTCGACGCAGGCAACTATCCGGCGATGGGAACGCACAACGAGGGGCTGCTCAGCCAACTGGCTGCCTACGCGGCGGAAAAGGGCATTCCGAAGGACCGCTGGGAGATCCAAATGATCTACGGGATCCGGCGCGATCTGCAGGAAAAGTATCTGTCCGAAGGCTACAACGTCCGAATCTACATCCCCTTTGGCGACAGTTGGTACCCCTACTTTTCGCGCAGGCTTGCCGAGCGCCCAGCGAATATGTTCTTCATCTTCAAGGCGCTGTTGAGGCGGTAG
- a CDS encoding dihydroorotase, giving the protein MVLNRQGHFAADVGVHSGKIASIGDLSSAKAAERVSVAGLTAMPGVIDSHVHFREPGAEYKEDLESGTRAAIAGGVTSVFEMPNTSPTTTNAAALADKLQRAKGRAWCHHAFWVGATPENAEHLGELEALPGTPGVKLFMGASTGSLLVPDDPTIRTVLQHGSRRVAVHSEDHARLTERKALMSKEPTAAEHPFLRDSECARIATNRLLKLSAETGRPVHILHTSTLDELPLIDEARAQGLKTTCEITPHHLWFAAPEVYERLGSLVQMNPPVRGEDHRAALRAALKRGFFDTAGSDHAPHLLEEKALPYPQSPSGMPGVQTLLPILLTLALDHGCLDLSEVLKLLCHGPAQTFRIQGKGELKEGSDADIAVVDLSQRRVVDKAWLKSKCGWSPYEGERLRGFPVHTLVAGEFAMREGDIIGQPRGVPIRFEPGNG; this is encoded by the coding sequence ATGGTTTTGAATCGCCAGGGCCACTTTGCGGCGGACGTCGGCGTCCATTCCGGAAAGATCGCATCCATTGGAGACCTCTCTTCGGCAAAGGCTGCCGAACGCGTCAGCGTCGCGGGCTTGACGGCCATGCCGGGCGTCATCGACTCCCACGTCCACTTTCGCGAGCCTGGTGCCGAGTACAAGGAAGACCTCGAGTCGGGAACCCGGGCAGCCATCGCCGGCGGCGTCACCAGCGTCTTCGAGATGCCGAACACATCTCCCACGACCACCAACGCAGCGGCTCTCGCGGACAAGCTGCAGCGCGCAAAGGGCAGGGCCTGGTGCCACCACGCCTTTTGGGTGGGAGCGACGCCAGAGAACGCTGAACACCTAGGCGAGCTTGAGGCGCTTCCTGGAACGCCCGGCGTCAAGCTCTTCATGGGCGCCTCCACAGGCTCCTTGCTCGTCCCGGACGACCCAACCATCCGAACGGTGCTGCAGCACGGCTCGCGCCGCGTCGCAGTCCATTCCGAGGATCACGCCAGGCTCACAGAGCGAAAGGCCCTGATGAGCAAAGAGCCCACGGCCGCCGAGCATCCTTTCCTGCGCGACTCGGAATGCGCTCGGATCGCGACGAACCGCCTTCTCAAGCTGTCGGCGGAAACGGGAAGGCCGGTGCACATCCTGCACACCAGCACCCTCGACGAGCTGCCATTGATCGACGAGGCGCGGGCGCAGGGCCTCAAGACCACGTGCGAGATCACCCCGCATCACCTTTGGTTCGCGGCGCCGGAGGTCTATGAGCGTTTGGGGTCTTTGGTCCAGATGAACCCGCCGGTGCGCGGCGAAGATCACCGCGCGGCACTTCGCGCGGCGCTCAAGCGCGGCTTCTTCGATACCGCCGGCTCGGACCATGCCCCCCACCTGCTCGAGGAAAAGGCGCTTCCCTATCCTCAGAGCCCAAGCGGAATGCCGGGAGTCCAGACCCTCCTCCCCATCCTTCTGACCTTGGCTCTCGACCACGGTTGCCTTGACCTGTCCGAGGTCCTAAAGCTGCTATGCCACGGCCCAGCCCAGACCTTCAGAATCCAGGGCAAAGGTGAACTCAAGGAGGGCTCCGACGCGGACATCGCGGTCGTGGACCTTTCGCAGCGCCGGGTCGTCGACAAAGCATGGCTGAAGAGCAAGTGCGGCTGGAGCCCCTACGAAGGCGAGCGGCTGCGCGGCTTCCCTGTGCACACGCTGGTCGCCGGCGAGTTCGCCATGAGGGAGGGCGATATCATAGGGCAGCCAAGGGGAGTGCCGATTCGGTTTGAACCCGGAAATGGGTAG